The Stieleria sp. JC731 genome has a segment encoding these proteins:
- a CDS encoding rhomboid family intramembrane serine protease yields MIIPYSTDAPLYHWPVVTAGLIATNVVVFIALVIQFFSSGMDFEQFEWLVLMPDQINPLQWLTSLFMHANPFHLLSNMFFLFVFGVIVEGKIGSVKFASIYFAIGVGVAAITQVGMFVLGSELPAMGASAAIAGLMLIAILWAPDNDVHWFFFVWRLETPVAVFALYFIMADILAVLLSGFTMSGALSHVIGTVLGFFVGGYCLRHDIVDCEGWDAVSRNDWLKKYPMLYGEKQRQRDALRVQDDFDPVTSALQMEGGDVDNAARYGATRLPDFCKSNLQERKQRQEKRKQEGGRQKRRFKRVHKTEGEELTEKCQSHPEFNRLAFVLRDSVKSGNLVEAMRTFRTMDQLKISPGLAEVTLMGFAKALGQAKQWIDAIRPLVVLIEKRGPQADEGRLLMAQIQTKVMKRKDLAIKTLEEIQTPVLEEGAELDPTTASRLKRRDELLERLRQVV; encoded by the coding sequence ATGATCATCCCCTACAGCACCGACGCGCCGCTTTATCATTGGCCCGTCGTGACGGCCGGATTGATTGCGACCAATGTGGTCGTCTTCATCGCGCTGGTCATCCAGTTCTTTTCCAGTGGGATGGATTTCGAGCAGTTTGAATGGTTGGTCTTGATGCCCGATCAGATCAATCCGTTGCAGTGGCTGACAAGTTTGTTCATGCACGCAAATCCGTTTCACCTGCTCAGCAACATGTTCTTCTTGTTTGTGTTCGGCGTGATCGTCGAAGGCAAAATTGGTTCGGTCAAATTTGCATCGATCTATTTCGCGATCGGCGTTGGCGTCGCCGCGATTACTCAGGTCGGAATGTTCGTCTTAGGCAGCGAACTTCCCGCGATGGGGGCCTCCGCAGCGATCGCTGGGTTAATGCTGATCGCGATCCTTTGGGCGCCCGACAACGATGTGCACTGGTTTTTCTTTGTGTGGCGACTGGAGACACCGGTCGCGGTCTTTGCGTTGTACTTCATTATGGCCGACATCCTAGCGGTGTTGCTTAGCGGTTTTACGATGTCGGGTGCACTCAGTCATGTGATCGGAACGGTTTTGGGGTTCTTTGTCGGCGGCTATTGTTTGCGGCACGACATCGTCGACTGTGAAGGTTGGGACGCCGTTTCCCGAAACGATTGGCTAAAAAAGTATCCAATGCTGTACGGTGAGAAGCAGCGGCAGCGAGATGCACTGAGAGTCCAGGATGATTTTGACCCTGTCACCAGTGCCTTGCAGATGGAAGGTGGTGACGTCGACAATGCGGCACGCTATGGCGCGACTCGCTTGCCTGATTTCTGTAAGTCGAATTTACAAGAGCGGAAACAGCGTCAGGAAAAACGCAAACAGGAAGGCGGTCGGCAAAAGCGACGGTTTAAGCGAGTGCATAAAACCGAAGGTGAGGAACTGACCGAAAAGTGCCAATCCCATCCGGAGTTCAATCGCTTGGCGTTCGTGCTTCGTGACAGTGTTAAGAGCGGTAATCTTGTCGAAGCGATGAGAACATTCCGAACGATGGACCAGCTGAAGATCTCACCGGGTTTGGCAGAGGTCACATTGATGGGCTTCGCAAAAGCCTTGGGCCAAGCAAAGCAATGGATTGATGCGATTCGCCCTTTGGTGGTCTTAATCGAAAAACGCGGACCGCAAGCCGACGAAGGACGATTGTTGATGGCACAGATCCAAACCAAGGTGATGAAGCGGAAGGATCTAGCAATCAAAACATTGGAAGAGATTCAAACACCGGTACTAGAAGAAGGTGCTGAGCTAGATCCGACAACCGCATCGCGATTGAAGCGGCGTGACGAACTTTTGGAGCGTCTACGCCAAGTTGTCTGA